A single window of Armatimonadota bacterium DNA harbors:
- a CDS encoding CRTAC1 family protein, with protein sequence MTSILRTNAKKIVAALIVLAMFGMARLPVTPDSEQRELASRFKFEKHELPGVPGRPFRNVRDVHPSLERISAWISSVGGAVALNDLDGDGLSNDVVYVETRSDQVIVAPVPTTGDRFEPFELISDDSAYKPGTTAPMGAIPADLNQDGLMDLLVYYWGRTPVAFLRIGDAPLSAAGFKSVELVEGAQRWFTNAATIADIDGDGMLDIVIGNYFNDGGNILDKDGTGIEEMQHSMSRAYNGGHNRILRCAAIGDDLRYEEFMFEEQIARGWTLAVGACDLDGDLLPEIYFANDFGPDRLLHNRSKPGEIEFALLHGRKEWTTPNSQRIGVDSFKGMGVDFGDINGDGIPDIYVSNIAAPWMLLESHYMWVSVDDASAMKEGRAPYQNHSERLGLSRSGWGWETKLDDFDNDGALEAIQATGFVRGDKNRWPELQELATANDEFLPDPRFWFRCQPGDDLSGYQHNPFFVQASSGRFVDLAKLIGIDEPMVTRGIATADVNGDGLLDFAVGNQWEASFLYLNKSEKAGRSLILNLRLPTSNGRSRSAVGATATVELPNGRKIARQVDGGNGHSGARSNELCFGLGDTNSEQITVTVKWRDANGRPQSKQLQLSPGRHDILLDEGDR encoded by the coding sequence ATGACGAGCATCCTAAGAACGAACGCAAAGAAGATAGTCGCCGCACTGATCGTGCTGGCGATGTTCGGCATGGCGCGTCTGCCCGTAACGCCGGATTCCGAGCAACGAGAGCTGGCCTCGCGCTTCAAATTCGAGAAGCACGAGCTTCCCGGCGTACCGGGCAGACCGTTCCGCAACGTTCGCGATGTGCATCCAAGCTTAGAGCGCATCTCGGCCTGGATCTCGTCCGTCGGCGGCGCCGTTGCGCTCAACGACCTTGATGGAGACGGCCTCAGCAACGACGTTGTCTATGTAGAGACTCGCTCCGATCAAGTCATCGTTGCGCCAGTGCCGACCACCGGCGATCGATTCGAGCCCTTTGAACTGATCTCTGACGACTCGGCCTACAAGCCCGGCACGACCGCCCCCATGGGCGCAATCCCCGCAGACCTGAACCAAGACGGCCTGATGGATCTGCTGGTCTACTACTGGGGACGGACTCCGGTTGCATTCCTCAGAATAGGGGATGCGCCTCTTTCTGCCGCTGGCTTCAAATCGGTCGAACTGGTCGAAGGCGCCCAACGATGGTTCACTAACGCTGCCACCATTGCCGATATAGACGGCGATGGAATGCTCGATATCGTTATCGGCAACTACTTCAACGATGGGGGCAACATCCTCGACAAGGACGGCACGGGAATCGAAGAGATGCAGCACTCCATGTCTCGCGCTTACAACGGCGGACACAATCGAATTCTCCGCTGTGCCGCCATAGGCGACGACCTCCGATACGAGGAGTTTATGTTCGAAGAGCAGATTGCGCGAGGCTGGACGCTGGCGGTCGGCGCGTGCGATCTGGATGGCGACCTTCTACCCGAGATCTACTTCGCCAACGACTTTGGCCCGGATCGGCTCCTGCACAATCGCTCCAAGCCGGGAGAGATCGAGTTTGCGCTTCTGCACGGCCGCAAAGAGTGGACGACGCCCAACAGCCAGCGCATCGGAGTCGATTCATTTAAGGGCATGGGCGTCGATTTTGGCGATATCAACGGCGACGGCATCCCAGACATCTACGTCAGCAACATCGCCGCGCCGTGGATGCTCTTAGAAAGCCACTACATGTGGGTCAGCGTCGATGATGCGAGCGCAATGAAGGAGGGTCGCGCCCCTTATCAAAACCATAGCGAGCGGCTCGGCCTATCCCGCAGCGGATGGGGCTGGGAAACGAAACTGGACGACTTTGACAACGACGGCGCGCTAGAAGCGATCCAGGCGACCGGCTTTGTGCGAGGCGACAAGAACCGATGGCCGGAACTGCAAGAACTGGCCACCGCCAACGACGAGTTCTTACCCGATCCGCGCTTCTGGTTCCGCTGTCAGCCGGGCGACGACCTGAGCGGCTATCAGCACAATCCGTTCTTCGTGCAGGCTTCGTCGGGTCGATTTGTCGATCTTGCCAAGCTGATCGGTATCGACGAGCCGATGGTAACGCGCGGCATCGCGACGGCGGACGTCAACGGCGACGGCCTGCTGGATTTTGCCGTCGGCAACCAATGGGAAGCCTCCTTCTTGTACCTCAACAAGAGCGAAAAGGCGGGACGATCCCTTATCTTGAATCTTCGTTTGCCGACGAGCAACGGACGATCTCGCTCCGCCGTCGGCGCGACAGCGACCGTCGAGCTTCCAAACGGGCGCAAGATTGCTCGGCAGGTCGATGGCGGCAACGGACACTCCGGAGCGCGATCGAACGAACTTTGCTTTGGCCTTGGCGACACGAACAGCGAACAGATAACCGTTACCGTCAAATGGCGCGACGCCAATGGCCGTCCGCAATCCAAGCAACTGCAGTTGAGCCCGGGCAGACATGACATTCTGCTCGATGAGGGCGACCGATGA
- a CDS encoding ABC transporter substrate-binding protein, translated as MKAASIALVVILAFVGVALVRLKPWQKPEQARAKQELSVGFLPVTCHLTCPVTDFATKTSDSSRFVSQKFMDFPTVTEAMRAGRLRATFMIAPLAMKLRSQGLNVKIVYLGHRDGSTVMVAKDSRAKDLRDLKGKTFGIPSKYSNQYLVIRKLMEDQGVGEDEIRFIEVPPPDMPAALETGAIDAYFVGEPHAAKAELAGTGRVLYHAKDIWPNFISCALVVTDDLIRDEPELVRDLVRGIAESGEWAETHRLEAAKVVAPYYRQDEKLLKYVLTQPPDRVSYVTLVPEDEELKKIMDMALKVGVIDKRVEMKDMIDRSFIPQEIKPAKIDPNKS; from the coding sequence ATGAAAGCCGCATCGATAGCCTTGGTGGTCATTCTTGCATTTGTCGGCGTAGCGCTCGTCCGCTTAAAACCGTGGCAAAAGCCTGAACAGGCCAGAGCCAAGCAAGAATTGAGCGTCGGCTTCCTGCCTGTAACCTGCCATCTCACCTGTCCGGTTACGGACTTTGCCACCAAGACGAGCGATTCGTCGCGGTTCGTGTCTCAGAAGTTTATGGACTTTCCGACCGTAACCGAAGCGATGCGGGCAGGACGGCTTCGAGCCACATTCATGATCGCTCCGCTCGCCATGAAGCTGCGCTCCCAAGGGCTCAACGTCAAGATCGTCTATCTTGGGCATCGAGACGGCTCGACCGTAATGGTGGCAAAGGACAGCCGAGCAAAGGATCTGCGCGACCTAAAGGGCAAGACCTTCGGCATCCCCAGCAAGTACAGCAACCAATACCTGGTCATCCGAAAGCTGATGGAGGACCAAGGCGTGGGAGAGGACGAGATTCGCTTTATCGAGGTGCCGCCGCCCGACATGCCGGCCGCCTTAGAGACCGGCGCTATCGATGCCTACTTTGTCGGAGAGCCGCACGCGGCTAAAGCCGAACTGGCGGGAACGGGCCGCGTGCTTTATCATGCAAAGGACATCTGGCCAAACTTTATCTCGTGCGCTCTGGTCGTAACCGACGATCTGATTAGGGACGAACCTGAACTGGTGCGAGATTTAGTGCGCGGCATCGCCGAAAGCGGCGAATGGGCAGAAACGCATCGTCTTGAAGCGGCGAAAGTCGTCGCGCCCTACTACAGGCAGGACGAGAAGCTGTTGAAGTACGTCCTTACGCAGCCGCCCGACCGAGTGAGCTATGTAACTCTAGTGCCCGAGGACGAAGAACTGAAGAAGATCATGGACATGGCGCTCAAAGTAGGCGTGATCGATAAGCGGGTCGAAATGAAAGATATGATCGATCGAAGCTTCATTCCCCAAGAGATCAAGCCGGCCAAGATCGACCCGAACAAGTCCTAG
- a CDS encoding ABC transporter ATP-binding protein, translated as MSGSAISAKDAVIRYGDLLAVDGVGLDVAPGEFVALVGPSGCGKTSILAALAGHIKLSSGFVERSGAARMVYQQDGLLPWMTVRENIMLALKNIRSKPEREERLSEMLELTDLKEFAKSFPHELSGGMRQRAELARALAGDCSVLLLDEPFSSLDCLTRIRLRHELAVILEKMPRAVLMVTHDVPEAVQLADRIILLSERPAQVVMEIKMNKPRPRELTDESVVGAVSQILTKLGLTGNHPALMGGAQ; from the coding sequence ATGAGCGGTAGCGCGATCTCTGCCAAGGATGCGGTCATCCGCTATGGGGATTTGCTGGCGGTGGACGGAGTCGGCCTGGACGTAGCGCCCGGCGAGTTTGTCGCCTTGGTCGGACCCAGCGGTTGCGGCAAGACCAGCATACTGGCCGCGCTGGCGGGGCACATCAAACTTTCATCGGGATTTGTAGAGCGATCCGGAGCCGCCCGAATGGTCTATCAGCAAGACGGGCTTCTCCCTTGGATGACCGTGCGCGAGAATATCATGCTCGCCCTGAAGAACATTCGCTCCAAACCGGAGAGAGAAGAGCGCCTGAGCGAGATGCTTGAATTGACCGACCTGAAGGAGTTTGCAAAGTCCTTTCCCCATGAACTTTCCGGCGGTATGCGCCAGCGCGCCGAACTGGCCCGCGCCCTGGCCGGCGACTGCTCCGTCCTTCTATTGGACGAGCCCTTCTCCTCGCTCGATTGCCTGACGCGAATCCGACTTCGGCACGAATTGGCGGTAATTTTAGAGAAAATGCCTCGGGCCGTGTTGATGGTAACGCACGATGTGCCCGAAGCGGTCCAACTGGCCGATCGGATCATTTTGTTGAGCGAGAGGCCGGCGCAAGTCGTGATGGAGATCAAGATGAATAAGCCCCGACCGCGCGAACTGACCGATGAGTCGGTCGTCGGGGCCGTATCCCAGATTCTTACCAAACTGGGTCTGACCGGGAACCATCCTGCGCTTATGGGAGGCGCGCAATGA
- a CDS encoding ABC transporter permease: MNNSKLRRTLLPVGVALASLFVWHALCATGVLSPTIFPSPAQVWDAAIKEIGNGRLLNDAIASLYRVMAGFLLAAPVGVALGLWLGLNQTVRTALLPGINFMRSLSPLAWIPFAIVWFGVGDSPTIFLIFMAAVFPIAISVIAACSTIPSVYYKVAKDYGLRSVERLVKITIPAIGPQLIAAFRITALLCWLVVVAAEMIAGRDGLGFAIWDSRNGLRMDLLVLNMIAIGLIGIAADRIIAQLTKLPNVRWGYER; encoded by the coding sequence GTGAACAACAGCAAACTGAGGAGAACCTTGTTGCCGGTCGGCGTCGCGCTGGCCTCGCTCTTTGTTTGGCACGCTCTATGCGCTACCGGCGTCCTTTCTCCCACCATTTTCCCCAGTCCGGCGCAAGTATGGGACGCCGCGATTAAAGAGATTGGCAACGGCCGCCTTCTGAACGACGCCATCGCCTCGCTCTATCGGGTCATGGCCGGGTTCCTGTTGGCCGCGCCCGTCGGCGTCGCGCTTGGCCTTTGGCTCGGCCTCAATCAGACTGTTCGAACGGCGCTGCTGCCCGGCATCAACTTTATGCGCAGTCTCTCGCCCTTAGCCTGGATACCCTTTGCCATCGTCTGGTTCGGCGTCGGGGACTCGCCGACCATTTTTCTCATCTTTATGGCCGCCGTGTTTCCGATCGCCATCTCGGTCATCGCGGCCTGTTCGACGATTCCGTCGGTCTACTATAAAGTGGCTAAAGATTACGGACTGCGATCCGTCGAGAGATTGGTGAAGATCACCATTCCGGCTATCGGCCCGCAATTGATCGCGGCCTTCCGAATAACGGCGCTCCTTTGTTGGCTGGTAGTCGTCGCAGCCGAGATGATCGCAGGCAGGGACGGCCTTGGCTTTGCCATATGGGACTCTCGCAACGGCCTTCGAATGGATCTGCTGGTGCTCAACATGATCGCGATCGGCCTGATCGGTATCGCAGCGGATCGAATAATTGCGCAACTGACCAAACTGCCAAACGTTCGGTGGGGCTATGAGCGGTAG
- a CDS encoding DUF1702 family protein, whose product MVAEKIAGQTKGLGLAALRLRLFGLSLDEATFVRRGFRPTVPEKQARLERVGQTFLTGYLTAIRTNDPALVEQDLRGIDGEFKGFAYEGAAMGLFLLDTVAPWRKDRWSSFARGAGEPHLYMAHVGAGWVLARLKRSFERSTRSMDPLLRWLTLDGYGFHEAYFKPDQTVAYGKRPNMNGYAPRAFDQGVGRAVWFVSGGNCQRACDAIENLETERRADLYAGLGLATTYAGGADEEELGYIADRCGIYLADVRQGSAFAAKARQRAGFVPDHTELACQVYAKMSADEAAKATDDALIDLPTGDYEEWRTRVRKALS is encoded by the coding sequence ATGGTGGCCGAGAAGATCGCAGGGCAGACTAAGGGTCTAGGCCTTGCCGCCCTGCGGTTGCGGCTATTCGGACTCAGCCTCGACGAAGCGACCTTCGTTCGTCGAGGCTTTCGTCCCACTGTGCCCGAGAAGCAAGCTCGGCTGGAGAGAGTCGGCCAGACGTTCCTAACAGGCTACCTAACTGCCATTCGAACGAACGACCCAGCGTTGGTCGAGCAAGACCTTAGGGGTATTGACGGCGAGTTCAAAGGATTCGCCTACGAAGGCGCGGCGATGGGCCTCTTCCTGCTGGACACGGTCGCTCCATGGCGCAAGGATCGATGGTCGAGTTTCGCTCGCGGCGCGGGCGAGCCTCACCTCTACATGGCGCACGTTGGGGCCGGCTGGGTCTTGGCAAGGCTCAAAAGGTCGTTCGAACGCTCGACCCGATCGATGGATCCGCTCCTCCGATGGCTGACTCTGGACGGGTACGGTTTTCACGAAGCCTACTTCAAACCCGATCAGACGGTCGCATATGGAAAACGACCGAATATGAATGGATATGCGCCGCGCGCGTTCGATCAAGGCGTGGGCCGCGCCGTTTGGTTTGTATCCGGCGGCAATTGTCAGAGAGCGTGCGATGCGATCGAGAATCTTGAAACGGAGCGCAGGGCGGACCTTTACGCAGGTTTAGGCCTAGCAACGACTTATGCGGGCGGCGCCGACGAAGAAGAACTCGGCTACATTGCCGATAGATGTGGCATCTATCTTGCAGATGTCAGGCAAGGCTCGGCATTTGCCGCAAAGGCAAGGCAGAGGGCGGGTTTTGTGCCAGATCATACAGAACTGGCCTGCCAAGTTTACGCAAAGATGTCCGCGGACGAAGCGGCCAAGGCGACCGATGACGCTTTGATCGATCTGCCGACCGGCGATTACGAAGAGTGGCGAACCCGAGTTAGGAAAGCGCTATCGTGA
- the rimO gene encoding 30S ribosomal protein S12 methylthiotransferase RimO — protein sequence MPSVKIITLGCAKNEVDSEEIAGVLAADGYELSANGDSTDAIVINTCGFLESAKKEGFEVIRQALSDKQKGKAGKVIVAGCLVQRMGTEIVKELPGVDAFVGVGQMGRFGEVMSQTLASKAQLFDVRPPHHRWADVGTRARAGQPWSAYLKISEGCDHKCAFCTIPSFRGRHVSKPIERILDEARDLAGRGAVELNLIAQDSTQYGYDLYKKFMLPELLRSLNGIDGIAWLRLFYCYPSRVTDELIETLATLPKALPYIDVPLQHADRDVLRAMKRPGSAETYLRMIEKLRSAMPDVAIRTTFIVGYPGETDQQFENLLAFVKEAQFDRLGAFLYSKESGTPAAEAQNQIPTRIKRERFDRLMRLQQPISLRRNQTWVGRTLEAIVEGRNGQYAIARTFRDAPEIDGQLFIKGDLKPGQMVSAQITRADVYDLFSEND from the coding sequence ATGCCCTCAGTCAAAATCATCACTCTCGGATGCGCCAAAAACGAGGTCGATTCGGAAGAAATCGCAGGCGTGTTGGCTGCAGACGGCTACGAATTGTCTGCGAACGGCGATTCGACCGATGCCATCGTGATCAACACTTGCGGATTCCTAGAATCTGCCAAAAAGGAAGGCTTCGAGGTTATCAGGCAGGCGCTCTCGGACAAACAGAAGGGCAAAGCAGGCAAGGTGATCGTCGCCGGCTGCCTTGTGCAACGGATGGGGACTGAGATTGTAAAAGAACTCCCGGGCGTCGATGCCTTTGTCGGCGTTGGCCAGATGGGACGCTTTGGCGAGGTGATGAGTCAGACGCTGGCCTCAAAGGCTCAACTTTTCGACGTTCGTCCGCCGCATCATCGCTGGGCCGATGTCGGCACGCGGGCGCGAGCGGGACAGCCCTGGTCCGCCTATCTCAAGATATCGGAAGGTTGCGATCACAAATGCGCGTTTTGCACCATTCCCTCGTTTCGGGGTCGCCATGTCTCCAAACCGATCGAGAGGATTCTGGACGAGGCGCGCGATCTGGCCGGACGAGGCGCGGTCGAACTGAATCTGATCGCGCAGGACTCCACCCAGTACGGATACGATCTTTACAAGAAGTTCATGCTTCCCGAACTGTTGAGAAGTCTCAACGGGATCGACGGAATCGCGTGGCTCAGACTCTTCTACTGCTATCCCTCGCGGGTAACGGACGAGTTGATCGAGACGCTGGCGACTTTGCCCAAAGCCCTGCCCTACATCGACGTGCCGCTGCAACACGCCGATCGAGACGTGCTCCGAGCAATGAAACGCCCAGGCAGCGCAGAGACCTACCTAAGGATGATCGAGAAACTCCGATCTGCAATGCCGGATGTCGCCATACGGACGACCTTCATCGTCGGCTATCCCGGCGAGACGGACCAACAGTTTGAGAACTTGCTCGCTTTTGTCAAAGAGGCTCAGTTCGATCGATTGGGCGCCTTTCTCTATTCCAAGGAATCGGGCACGCCCGCCGCAGAGGCGCAGAATCAAATACCGACTCGGATCAAGCGCGAGCGATTCGACCGACTGATGCGGCTTCAGCAACCGATCTCGCTTCGGCGCAATCAAACCTGGGTGGGCCGAACGCTAGAGGCGATCGTAGAAGGCCGGAACGGGCAGTACGCCATTGCCCGCACTTTTCGCGACGCGCCAGAGATCGACGGCCAGTTGTTCATAAAGGGCGACCTCAAACCCGGTCAGATGGTCAGTGCCCAGATAACGAGAGCCGACGTTTACGATCTCTTTTCCGAGAATGACTGA
- a CDS encoding AMP-binding protein yields the protein MTEFDLPVAWTPSEESIRDANITRQMERYGIKSYEAFLRRSVDDPDWFWRAFFEDAGFVWKTPYRQTLDLIDGKPWAKWFAGGALNWTESALDRHIAAGNGNSTALVWEGEEGATRRYTYAELLGETNRLANGLIELGVQKGDRVGLFLPFCPEVAIALLAISRIGAIALPLFSGFGHEPLEVRMNDAEAKVLFVADGTHRRGKVVDMKSVADRAAANIPSLKHCIVVRRTGRSPEMTEGRDRLYEDVLSENDQFSPPAFPSDQGCMIIYTSGTTGKPKGAYHIHSGFPVKAAQDMFHLFDVKPTDTVSWLSDIGWMMGPWVIMGSLILGATLFMYDGAPDFPTPDRVWQMTDRHGISVLGLTPTLIRALMRSGEEHPQRWAMDRLRLIGSTGEPWNPEPWLWTLKNVGKGRAPIINYSGGTEISGGILGCTQLRPLKPCCFNTTNPGVDVAVLNERGERLKGEVGLLAVRNINPGMTRGFWRDPERYVETYWSQWPDLWYHGDLCLEDADGYWYILGRADDTLKIAGKRVGPAEIESALVEHPMVSEAGVIGVPDELKGQAAVAFAVLKPGAEPTPELERELIELAGQRLGKPMAPKAVKFVSDLPKTRNAKVMRRALRAAYLGEPQGDLTALENPSALEAVAALRDSQENG from the coding sequence ATGACTGAATTCGATCTGCCGGTTGCCTGGACCCCCAGCGAAGAGTCCATCCGAGACGCCAACATTACGCGCCAAATGGAGCGGTACGGCATTAAAAGCTACGAAGCGTTTTTGCGCAGATCTGTCGACGACCCCGATTGGTTTTGGAGGGCCTTCTTCGAGGACGCAGGCTTCGTTTGGAAGACGCCGTATCGTCAAACGCTCGATCTGATCGACGGTAAGCCGTGGGCCAAGTGGTTCGCAGGCGGCGCGCTCAATTGGACCGAGAGCGCGCTGGATCGCCACATTGCGGCGGGAAATGGAAACAGCACGGCGCTGGTCTGGGAAGGCGAAGAGGGCGCGACTCGACGATATACCTATGCCGAGTTGCTTGGGGAAACCAATCGATTGGCGAACGGTCTTATTGAGTTGGGAGTTCAAAAGGGGGACCGCGTCGGTCTGTTCTTGCCTTTCTGCCCCGAGGTCGCAATCGCCCTCCTGGCGATCTCTCGGATAGGAGCGATCGCACTGCCTCTGTTCTCTGGGTTCGGCCATGAGCCGCTCGAAGTTCGCATGAACGATGCCGAGGCGAAAGTTCTGTTTGTGGCCGATGGAACGCATCGCAGGGGAAAGGTCGTCGATATGAAATCCGTTGCGGACCGAGCGGCGGCCAACATCCCTTCGCTGAAGCATTGCATTGTTGTAAGGCGGACGGGCCGCTCGCCTGAAATGACAGAGGGCAGAGATCGGCTCTATGAAGACGTCTTGTCCGAAAACGACCAGTTTTCACCCCCCGCCTTCCCTTCCGATCAGGGCTGCATGATCATCTACACGTCGGGCACGACCGGCAAGCCGAAAGGCGCCTATCACATCCATTCCGGGTTTCCGGTCAAAGCGGCGCAAGACATGTTTCATCTTTTCGATGTCAAACCGACCGATACGGTCAGTTGGCTGAGCGACATTGGTTGGATGATGGGGCCGTGGGTCATCATGGGCAGCCTCATCTTAGGCGCGACGCTTTTCATGTACGACGGCGCGCCCGACTTTCCAACTCCCGATCGCGTTTGGCAGATGACGGATCGGCACGGCATCAGCGTATTGGGGTTGACGCCGACATTGATCCGCGCGCTGATGCGATCGGGCGAAGAACATCCTCAGCGATGGGCGATGGATCGATTGCGCTTGATCGGATCGACCGGCGAACCGTGGAACCCCGAACCGTGGCTTTGGACGCTGAAGAACGTCGGCAAGGGACGCGCGCCGATCATCAACTATTCGGGCGGGACGGAAATATCGGGCGGGATATTGGGCTGCACGCAATTGCGACCTTTGAAGCCCTGTTGCTTCAACACGACGAACCCGGGAGTCGATGTCGCAGTCCTCAACGAGCGCGGAGAGCGATTAAAGGGCGAGGTCGGTCTGCTCGCCGTTCGCAACATCAATCCCGGCATGACGCGGGGCTTTTGGCGCGATCCCGAACGCTATGTAGAGACCTATTGGAGCCAATGGCCCGATCTCTGGTATCACGGCGATCTCTGTCTAGAAGACGCGGACGGCTATTGGTACATCCTAGGAAGGGCGGACGATACGCTCAAGATCGCGGGCAAGCGCGTCGGGCCGGCAGAAATCGAATCGGCGCTCGTAGAGCATCCGATGGTCTCCGAGGCGGGCGTCATTGGCGTGCCGGACGAACTGAAAGGCCAAGCGGCGGTGGCGTTCGCAGTGCTGAAGCCCGGCGCCGAGCCGACGCCTGAACTGGAACGAGAACTAATCGAACTGGCCGGACAACGGTTAGGCAAACCCATGGCGCCGAAGGCGGTAAAGTTCGTATCGGATTTGCCAAAGACGCGAAACGCCAAAGTGATGCGACGCGCCCTGCGAGCAGCCTACTTGGGAGAGCCTCAGGGCGACTTGACCGCTCTCGAAAATCCGTCGGCGCTCGAAGCCGTCGCCGCTCTGCGCGATTCACAGGAAAACGGCTGA
- a CDS encoding xylose isomerase codes for MSDYQPKPEHKFTFGLWTVGNRGRDPFGDFVRPGVTPVQIVHKLAELGAYGVNLHDNDLVPIDATPSERDRIVAEFKQALNETGMRVVMGTTNLFFDAAFKDGAFTSNDPQVRAFTLQKSMASIDMAVELGAETYVFWGGREGTETDAGKDPVQAIKWMREGINWLTGYVKDKGYKLRFALEPKPNEPRGDIFLPTTGSMLAFIETLDDPAMCGVNPEVAHEHMAGLNFTHAVAQALERGKLFHIDLNGQKLARYDQDLRFGAEDLKGAFFLVKLLEDNGYAGPRHFDAHAYRTEDQEGVWDFARGCMKTYLILKEKAARFNADPDIQEILYQIRSGDPELEGLCANYSAGSAEALRSRSFDRTAMGSRGLMYEKLDQLTTELLLGVR; via the coding sequence ATGAGCGACTATCAACCCAAGCCCGAGCACAAGTTCACTTTTGGCCTTTGGACGGTGGGCAACCGTGGGCGCGACCCTTTCGGCGACTTTGTGCGCCCCGGCGTTACGCCGGTGCAGATCGTCCACAAGTTGGCCGAATTAGGCGCCTATGGGGTGAACCTTCACGATAACGACTTGGTCCCCATTGATGCCACCCCGAGCGAGCGGGACCGAATCGTAGCCGAGTTCAAACAGGCGCTGAATGAGACTGGAATGCGCGTCGTGATGGGTACGACAAACCTCTTTTTCGATGCGGCGTTCAAGGATGGCGCGTTCACGAGCAACGATCCGCAAGTACGGGCCTTCACGCTTCAAAAGTCGATGGCTTCGATCGACATGGCGGTCGAGCTGGGCGCAGAGACGTACGTCTTTTGGGGCGGGCGCGAAGGCACCGAGACAGACGCCGGCAAAGACCCCGTTCAGGCGATCAAATGGATGCGCGAGGGCATCAACTGGCTGACCGGATATGTGAAGGATAAGGGGTATAAGCTTCGATTCGCGCTAGAGCCAAAACCGAACGAGCCGAGGGGAGACATCTTCCTGCCCACCACCGGCTCCATGCTGGCCTTTATCGAGACGCTGGACGATCCGGCCATGTGCGGCGTCAATCCAGAGGTCGCGCACGAACACATGGCCGGCTTGAACTTTACGCACGCCGTAGCGCAGGCCTTGGAGCGCGGGAAACTTTTTCATATCGATTTGAACGGCCAGAAATTGGCGCGCTACGATCAAGATCTGCGCTTTGGAGCGGAAGACCTTAAGGGCGCTTTCTTTTTGGTAAAGCTCCTAGAGGACAACGGCTACGCTGGCCCGCGACACTTCGACGCGCACGCCTATCGAACCGAAGATCAAGAAGGCGTATGGGATTTTGCCCGCGGCTGCATGAAGACCTATCTGATTTTGAAAGAGAAAGCCGCGCGCTTCAACGCCGACCCCGACATCCAGGAAATTCTCTATCAGATTCGTTCGGGCGACCCTGAGTTAGAGGGATTGTGCGCAAACTACTCCGCCGGCAGCGCGGAGGCTTTAAGGAGCCGATCTTTCGATCGAACGGCAATGGGTTCGCGCGGCCTGATGTATGAGAAGTTGGACCAACTGACAACCGAACTGCTCTTAGGCGTCCGCTAG